A window from Pseudomonas alloputida encodes these proteins:
- the folD gene encoding bifunctional methylenetetrahydrofolate dehydrogenase/methenyltetrahydrofolate cyclohydrolase FolD — protein sequence MSTSKLIDGKAASARVMKQVREDVDRLRADSIFPALAVILVGQDPASQVYVRNKILRAEEAGIKSLEYRLSEETSQEELLKLIADLNADKAVNGILLQLPLPKHIEETRALQAIAPGKDVDGFHSENVGGLSQGRDVLTPCTPSGCMHLLEEACGDLSGKHAVVIGRSNIVGKPMAALLLQAHCSVTVVHSRSIDAKALCRQADIVVAAVGRPRMIDASWLKPGALVIDVGINRIDEDGRSKLVGDVDFDSALPQVSAITPVPGGVGPMTIAFLMKNTVTAAVQQAHAQRVSSEAACLSIS from the coding sequence ATGAGCACCTCCAAACTGATTGACGGCAAAGCGGCATCAGCCCGTGTGATGAAGCAGGTTCGAGAAGACGTCGACCGACTGAGAGCCGACAGCATCTTCCCCGCGCTCGCTGTGATACTCGTCGGGCAAGATCCTGCCAGCCAGGTCTACGTGCGCAACAAGATCCTCCGTGCAGAAGAAGCGGGGATCAAATCCCTCGAATATCGCCTGAGTGAGGAAACCTCGCAGGAAGAATTGCTCAAGCTGATTGCAGACCTAAATGCAGACAAGGCGGTGAATGGAATTCTGCTGCAACTCCCCCTCCCCAAGCACATTGAAGAAACGCGCGCCTTACAGGCTATTGCCCCCGGCAAGGACGTAGATGGTTTTCACAGTGAAAACGTCGGTGGGTTGAGCCAGGGGCGCGACGTACTGACGCCATGCACCCCCAGCGGCTGCATGCATCTGCTTGAAGAGGCTTGCGGCGACCTAAGCGGAAAACATGCAGTGGTCATCGGGCGATCCAATATCGTCGGCAAGCCTATGGCCGCTCTTTTGCTCCAAGCGCATTGCTCGGTCACTGTGGTGCATTCCCGCAGCATCGATGCCAAGGCCCTGTGCCGGCAGGCAGATATTGTCGTTGCCGCCGTCGGTCGACCTCGGATGATTGATGCGAGCTGGCTCAAGCCGGGAGCACTGGTCATCGACGTTGGCATTAATCGCATCGACGAAGACGGTCGCAGCAAGCTCGTTGGTGACGTCGACTTCGACAGCGCACTGCCCCAGGTTTCGGCCATCACTCCCGTGCCCGGCGGCGTTGGGCCGATGACCATTGCGTTTCTAATGAAGAACACCGTTACCGCTGCGGTTCAGCAGGCTCATGCACAACGCGTTTCCTCGGAGGCCGCATGCCTTTCAATCTCCTGA
- a CDS encoding FAD-dependent oxidoreductase, producing MPFNLLKYGLSSEYPVEVDLPAPKELKPSYDVVIIGGGGHGLATAYYLSKYHGITNIAVLEKGYLGGGNTARNTAVIRSNYLTSEGVRFYAESVRMFEGLSNEFDFNIMYSHRGQLTLAHTDATVRSFRQRAEVNKHFGGRTEMLDRQQIRELVPTLNLDPGHLPVIAGLWHIDGATARHDAVAWGYAKQAAKRGVEIHQLTEVQELVIENGTIKAVKTNRGTIKCGCAVQAVAGMSSQLMKKAGIRSPIQTFPLQAMVTQPFKPFLDPLVSSSALHCYVQQTSRGEVVFGGGSDPYPLFNTRSTLDLKESLLAHAIEMFPFLANAKLMRQWAGITDMTPDYSPIMGLSPVKNYYLDAGWGTWGFKATPICGKTMAELVASGGKVPELIQPFGLERFSTFQQVNEMGATAASH from the coding sequence ATGCCTTTCAATCTCCTGAAATACGGGCTCAGCTCTGAATACCCGGTCGAAGTAGATTTGCCTGCTCCCAAGGAGCTCAAACCTTCCTACGATGTGGTAATCATCGGCGGCGGTGGCCACGGCCTGGCAACCGCCTACTACCTGTCCAAGTACCACGGCATCACCAATATTGCGGTGCTAGAGAAGGGGTATCTGGGCGGCGGCAACACGGCGCGCAACACAGCGGTAATCCGCTCCAATTACCTCACTAGCGAGGGTGTGCGCTTTTATGCCGAGTCAGTGCGGATGTTTGAAGGTCTGTCCAACGAATTCGACTTCAACATCATGTACTCCCATCGCGGCCAACTGACGCTCGCCCACACTGACGCCACCGTGCGCTCGTTCCGTCAGCGTGCCGAGGTCAACAAGCACTTCGGCGGTCGCACCGAAATGCTCGACCGTCAGCAGATTCGCGAGCTCGTGCCGACACTCAACCTCGATCCTGGGCATCTTCCGGTTATCGCAGGTCTCTGGCACATAGACGGCGCGACTGCCCGTCATGACGCCGTGGCATGGGGTTACGCCAAACAGGCTGCTAAGCGCGGCGTGGAAATCCATCAGCTCACCGAAGTCCAGGAGCTGGTGATCGAGAACGGCACCATCAAAGCGGTTAAAACCAATCGCGGCACCATCAAGTGCGGCTGCGCAGTGCAGGCAGTGGCGGGCATGAGTTCGCAGTTGATGAAGAAAGCGGGTATCCGCTCGCCGATCCAGACATTCCCTCTGCAAGCCATGGTGACCCAGCCGTTCAAGCCATTCCTTGACCCGTTGGTGAGCTCCTCTGCCCTGCACTGCTACGTGCAACAGACCAGCCGTGGCGAAGTGGTGTTTGGGGGTGGCTCGGATCCGTACCCGCTGTTCAACACACGCTCAACTTTGGATCTGAAAGAAAGCCTGCTGGCACACGCGATCGAGATGTTCCCGTTCTTGGCCAATGCCAAGCTGATGCGTCAGTGGGCCGGGATCACCGACATGACTCCGGATTACAGCCCGATCATGGGGTTGTCCCCGGTGAAGAACTATTACCTGGATGCCGGTTGGGGCACTTGGGGCTTCAAGGCTACGCCCATTTGCGGCAAGACCATGGCTGAACTCGTCGCCAGTGGGGGCAAGGTACCTGAATTGATCCAGCCGTTCGGCCTCGAGCGTTTCTCAACCTTCCAACAAGTCAACGAGATGGGCGCGACAGCGGCCAGCCACTGA
- a CDS encoding sarcosine oxidase subunit delta encodes MKVMNCPLNGPRNISEFTYGGEFKQMPDPQTCTDAEWADYVFNSDDTLGVVCEWWMHNPSSYWFLAERHTGSDEILRTFDPKELFTTRVEFTPAKETAQ; translated from the coding sequence ATGAAAGTGATGAATTGCCCACTCAACGGGCCGCGCAACATCAGCGAGTTCACCTATGGAGGTGAGTTCAAGCAGATGCCCGATCCGCAGACTTGTACCGATGCCGAATGGGCCGACTACGTGTTCAACAGCGATGACACGCTGGGCGTGGTTTGCGAGTGGTGGATGCACAACCCCTCCAGCTACTGGTTCTTGGCGGAACGCCACACTGGTAGCGACGAGATCCTGCGCACCTTCGACCCCAAAGAGCTGTTCACCACCCGCGTTGAATTCACCCCCGCCAAGGAGACCGCGCAATGA
- a CDS encoding 2Fe-2S iron-sulfur cluster-binding protein: MSRLPAPMGLLIDRNQPLHFSFDGKAYQGFAGDSIASALLANGRFLLSRSFKYHRPRGPLTMAGQDANTLVQLPNEPNVLADTHLLENGVQVTGQNFNGTLDNDKDAYLGKFSKFMPVGFYYRSFYKPKGAWKLWEPIIRKKAGLGVLDLKFQPEYFDKAYLFADLAVVGAGPAGLQAALTAANAGAKVLLIEQQPILGGSLTYARFDVENNRADTLRRELINAVEGHANIQVLKKATCNAWFTDNYLPVIQGKRMYKVRATQCLIASGSFDQPVIFRNNDLPGVMLSSAAQRLMKLYAVKPGKRAVVLTGNDDGYYAALDLHEQGVQVAALVDMRTNPADRALLIALEQRGITCHLSSTVFEALHEKGMRHVSGVDIRKITGHGQVANSSFHLDCDLLCMSGGYMPVYQLLCQAGGKLSYDDQLAEFTLSGLPKNLSVAGSAHGFHALDNVLADATRTAHEIISSLGLVIDVKPLPLRPEAQVNFPWPIFPHPKGKDFVDFDEDLQVRDIINATKIGYRDVQLVKRFSTVGMGPSQGRHSALPTARLVAASTQRSVSETGVTTARPPFEAEKLAHVAGRAFDPYRQTPMHRRHLEAGAKMMPAGIWQRPAYYGKPNERDKCMQAEALHVRRKVGIIDVSTLGGLDVRGPDAAEFLNRMYTFAFLKQPVGRSRYALMTNEHGVVIDDGVCARFAENHFYVTATTSGVDRIYQQILKWNAQWRLNVDIANVTAAISAVNVAGPDSRKVLEKVCSDLDLSAEGFPYLGVRLGTVAGIKARLLRVGFVGELGYEIHVPARHALKLWDALIEAGKDFDIRPFGVETQRLLRLEKGHVIISQDTDGMTHPSEIDMGWAVSRTKSFFVGRRSVDILEAQPQKRKLVGFTLPKKSPQPLEGHLVLKGADISGNVTSCEYSQSLDQIIGLAYAAFDQSTPGQQIPIRVEDGVVVQATVVKLPFFDPDNQRQEL; encoded by the coding sequence ATGAGCCGCCTACCCGCTCCCATGGGCTTGTTGATCGACCGCAATCAGCCTCTTCATTTCAGCTTCGATGGCAAGGCGTATCAGGGGTTTGCTGGTGATAGCATCGCAAGTGCCCTGCTCGCCAATGGTCGTTTCCTGCTCTCGCGCTCGTTCAAATACCACCGCCCGCGCGGCCCGCTGACCATGGCCGGCCAAGATGCCAACACCCTGGTACAACTGCCGAACGAGCCCAACGTACTGGCCGACACTCACCTGCTGGAAAATGGTGTGCAGGTAACCGGGCAAAATTTCAACGGTACTCTAGACAACGACAAAGACGCGTATCTTGGCAAGTTCTCCAAGTTCATGCCGGTGGGCTTCTACTACCGCTCGTTTTACAAGCCCAAGGGTGCTTGGAAACTCTGGGAGCCAATTATTCGAAAGAAGGCCGGGCTCGGCGTGCTGGATCTCAAATTCCAACCCGAGTATTTCGACAAGGCCTACCTGTTCGCTGACCTGGCCGTCGTCGGCGCTGGCCCTGCTGGACTGCAGGCGGCACTGACTGCGGCCAATGCAGGCGCGAAGGTGTTGTTGATTGAGCAACAACCAATTCTGGGCGGCTCACTGACCTATGCCCGTTTCGATGTCGAAAACAATCGTGCTGATACCCTACGCCGCGAGCTGATCAACGCTGTTGAAGGCCATGCCAACATTCAAGTGCTGAAGAAAGCTACGTGCAACGCATGGTTCACCGATAACTATCTGCCGGTGATTCAGGGCAAACGCATGTACAAAGTGCGCGCCACCCAGTGCCTGATCGCCAGCGGTTCGTTCGACCAGCCAGTGATTTTCCGCAACAACGATTTGCCCGGGGTAATGCTCAGCAGCGCAGCCCAGCGCCTGATGAAACTCTACGCAGTAAAGCCTGGCAAACGCGCAGTGGTACTCACGGGGAACGACGACGGTTACTACGCAGCACTCGATCTGCACGAGCAAGGTGTTCAGGTTGCAGCGCTGGTGGACATGCGTACCAATCCCGCTGATCGCGCGTTGCTGATTGCACTGGAACAGCGCGGAATCACTTGCCACCTCAGCAGCACTGTATTTGAGGCGCTGCATGAAAAAGGCATGCGCCATGTCAGTGGCGTCGATATCCGAAAAATCACCGGCCACGGCCAGGTCGCCAATAGCAGCTTTCACCTGGATTGCGATTTGCTCTGCATGTCCGGCGGCTACATGCCGGTCTACCAGTTGCTGTGCCAAGCCGGCGGCAAGCTGTCTTATGACGATCAACTGGCTGAGTTCACCCTCAGCGGCCTGCCGAAGAATCTCAGCGTTGCAGGTTCCGCCCATGGCTTCCACGCACTGGACAACGTGCTCGCTGATGCCACTCGCACAGCCCACGAAATCATTTCGTCGCTAGGTCTGGTCATCGACGTCAAGCCACTGCCGCTGCGCCCAGAAGCGCAAGTCAATTTCCCATGGCCGATTTTCCCGCACCCCAAAGGCAAGGACTTTGTCGACTTCGACGAAGATTTGCAGGTGCGCGATATCATCAACGCCACGAAGATCGGTTATCGGGACGTGCAACTGGTCAAGCGTTTTTCCACGGTGGGCATGGGGCCCTCTCAAGGGCGCCACTCGGCCCTGCCAACCGCTCGGCTGGTGGCGGCTTCGACCCAACGCAGCGTCAGTGAGACCGGCGTAACAACAGCGCGTCCTCCATTTGAGGCTGAGAAACTGGCCCATGTTGCAGGGCGAGCGTTTGACCCGTACCGCCAGACACCGATGCACCGCCGTCACCTGGAAGCAGGGGCAAAAATGATGCCTGCCGGCATATGGCAGCGTCCTGCCTACTATGGCAAACCGAATGAGCGCGACAAATGCATGCAGGCCGAGGCGCTGCATGTGCGCAGGAAGGTCGGCATCATCGACGTTTCGACGTTGGGCGGTCTGGACGTGCGCGGCCCAGATGCTGCCGAGTTCCTCAATCGTATGTACACCTTTGCGTTTCTCAAGCAGCCTGTAGGTCGCTCACGCTACGCACTGATGACCAACGAGCACGGGGTAGTGATCGACGATGGCGTCTGCGCGCGCTTTGCCGAGAATCACTTCTACGTCACCGCCACCACCAGCGGCGTAGATCGCATCTATCAACAGATACTCAAGTGGAACGCGCAATGGCGTCTCAACGTCGACATCGCCAACGTCACGGCTGCAATCTCAGCAGTCAACGTAGCGGGGCCTGACTCGCGCAAGGTGCTGGAAAAAGTTTGTTCGGATCTTGATCTGTCCGCCGAAGGGTTTCCATACCTAGGGGTTCGTCTAGGCACAGTAGCCGGGATTAAGGCGCGGCTCCTGCGTGTGGGCTTTGTGGGCGAACTGGGTTACGAAATCCATGTACCAGCGCGCCATGCACTGAAGCTCTGGGATGCACTGATAGAGGCCGGCAAGGATTTCGACATTCGTCCGTTTGGTGTCGAGACCCAGCGTCTCCTGCGCCTTGAAAAAGGCCATGTAATCATCAGTCAGGATACCGACGGCATGACCCACCCCAGCGAAATCGATATGGGGTGGGCGGTCAGCCGTACCAAGTCGTTTTTTGTCGGGCGTCGCTCCGTCGATATCCTCGAAGCGCAGCCACAAAAACGCAAGCTGGTGGGGTTCACGCTGCCCAAGAAAAGCCCGCAACCACTTGAGGGCCATCTCGTGCTCAAGGGGGCGGACATCAGTGGCAATGTGACGTCTTGTGAATACTCCCAAAGCCTTGATCAGATCATCGGCCTGGCCTATGCCGCCTTCGATCAAAGCACACCGGGACAGCAGATCCCGATTCGAGTAGAAGATGGTGTGGTCGTCCAGGCAACCGTCGTGAAGCTCCCCTTCTTCGATCCAGACAACCAGCGCCAGGAGCTCTGA
- a CDS encoding sarcosine oxidase subunit gamma, which produces MSNLNEIGRSLLQQCALVDLTELPRVGFRGAQSGEYLQARGFSLPGKPNHSVTQSDGSQVARLSQTEYLILGSLRDKGQRIADEEARWEMDHQANYLLPREDSHAWLQLSGVHTAEVMAKLCGVDLRSSAFTQGAVAQTSAARINVIVVNVSSASDTIFHILCDRASLEYFKGAVMDAMAEFDGRTLEIDVLF; this is translated from the coding sequence ATGTCCAATCTCAATGAAATCGGGCGTAGCCTACTCCAGCAATGTGCGCTAGTGGATCTCACGGAGCTTCCAAGGGTAGGGTTTCGTGGTGCTCAGAGTGGCGAATATCTGCAGGCACGAGGCTTCAGCCTTCCTGGTAAGCCCAACCACTCCGTTACTCAATCGGACGGTAGCCAAGTGGCACGTCTGTCGCAGACGGAGTATTTGATCCTGGGCAGCCTGCGAGACAAAGGCCAGCGCATTGCCGATGAAGAAGCTCGCTGGGAGATGGATCACCAAGCCAACTACCTTCTGCCTCGCGAGGACAGCCATGCGTGGCTGCAGTTGAGCGGCGTTCACACGGCTGAGGTCATGGCAAAACTGTGTGGGGTTGATCTGCGCAGTTCAGCGTTTACACAAGGCGCTGTTGCACAGACATCGGCGGCAAGAATCAATGTGATTGTTGTCAATGTCAGCTCTGCATCGGACACGATTTTTCACATCCTCTGTGATCGTGCTTCGCTCGAATATTTCAAAGGCGCTGTGATGGATGCGATGGCCGAGTTCGATGGTAGAACTCTAGAAATCGACGTGCTTTTTTAA
- a CDS encoding IclR family transcriptional regulator, producing MNDAPVKDADYSVPALARGLAVLGLFNAQTRSLSMQEVAERLNVSTSALYRILFTLTDTGYLNKRNTQYELGARVISDGFSYLASRDIVDVAMPHLNELRDRTSLSCHLSVRENTESLYVYRAFAAQRLSVNIPVGTRIACHCTAIGRMLLTGLDQAELAALYQHIRLDDYPPPAPRTQLELEEMVEADRARGWVLHRSDYSTAIAMAIKDHRGTVTAAINLSGPDAVMDPDGATEKFEALLRECSTKISADLGYVEDR from the coding sequence ATGAATGACGCACCTGTTAAGGACGCCGACTACAGCGTACCTGCCCTCGCCCGAGGGCTTGCTGTGCTCGGCCTGTTCAACGCCCAAACGCGCAGCCTGAGCATGCAGGAGGTTGCCGAACGATTGAATGTCAGCACCTCCGCGCTGTACCGAATATTGTTCACGTTGACCGACACCGGCTACTTGAACAAACGCAACACCCAGTATGAGCTCGGTGCCCGCGTCATTAGCGATGGTTTCAGTTACCTCGCCAGCCGCGACATTGTCGATGTGGCGATGCCTCATCTCAATGAATTGCGTGATCGCACTTCACTGTCTTGCCATTTGAGTGTGCGGGAGAACACGGAAAGCCTTTATGTCTATCGAGCGTTTGCGGCTCAGCGATTATCCGTGAACATTCCAGTTGGCACCCGCATCGCATGCCATTGCACTGCGATTGGTCGGATGCTCCTCACCGGCCTTGACCAGGCCGAGCTTGCCGCGCTTTACCAACACATCCGTCTGGACGATTACCCTCCCCCCGCTCCACGAACTCAGCTTGAGCTTGAAGAGATGGTAGAGGCTGACAGGGCGCGAGGATGGGTGCTGCATCGTTCGGATTACTCCACCGCGATTGCCATGGCTATCAAAGATCACCGAGGGACAGTGACGGCTGCAATCAACCTGTCAGGCCCAGATGCCGTGATGGATCCTGACGGCGCAACGGAGAAGTTTGAGGCATTGCTGCGTGAGTGCTCCACCAAGATTAGCGCCGATCTTGGATACGTTGAAGACCGATGA
- a CDS encoding tetratricopeptide repeat protein: protein MTILNENPARRPIALKVQELAHEQLGQYPEAVQVYEEALALNPKIGVKRRLASVGKRIKTS from the coding sequence GTGACCATCCTGAATGAAAACCCTGCCCGGAGGCCCATAGCGCTCAAAGTCCAGGAGCTTGCACACGAGCAGCTGGGCCAGTACCCCGAAGCAGTCCAGGTCTATGAGGAAGCGCTGGCTTTGAATCCAAAAATTGGCGTTAAGCGCAGGCTGGCTTCAGTGGGTAAGCGGATCAAGACTTCGTAG
- a CDS encoding UvrD-helicase domain-containing protein, producing MAAQDKAAQAAAADIEFTDQQQRYIDAPLDRHVYLRACPGSGKTEVVAAKVCKIIQEWNHHPSGIALLTFLNSAADELQSRVYKYLREPMGLPHYISTFDSFVLTHLLSSIASEITGFQGRDGDFRIRIIDKSADIYRTRNKICGRTVSACRYNYDKGSKRFVFSTNDRKWDNEANLAQQDEADQKTLLTNKKRLWAAGFATYGDIDILALVGMQEEKFKDYFSRIARRFPLVIVDECQDLSAEQLLIVKRLSLLGVKFHFVGDLNQSIYGFRKSNPASVRRRMEELGFEEYVLNENWRSSQAIVDVCSNILQSDRVVGNPRIASVKPRVVEYQNCPSEVLPAIREMSLIHDKVVIVARGYTTLQRLRNGRAFEGIELLALACLNLKAGRLTDIPQCLETFGKWLAARLELQVTKAGPYCPMDIESKLAWRVFLHDGLQFLVEHGVGDGNQTWSDWARAAKIALGKLPDQSFVPVEVRKHLEGLRGLNLRARSGQGKMLISERLAEVPDVVAQGDCLRFETIHGVKGETHDVTVVVSSQKPGVHLSHWKDWLRDRTFEAARFAYVASSRPKHVLIWAVKKLKAEDRLVLEGLGFELP from the coding sequence ATGGCGGCGCAGGATAAGGCAGCTCAAGCGGCTGCAGCCGACATCGAGTTCACCGACCAGCAGCAGAGATACATTGATGCACCGCTGGATAGGCACGTGTACCTGAGAGCCTGTCCAGGCAGCGGAAAAACTGAGGTAGTGGCCGCCAAGGTATGCAAGATCATCCAGGAATGGAACCATCACCCTTCTGGGATCGCTTTGCTCACCTTCCTCAATAGTGCTGCCGACGAGCTCCAGAGCAGGGTATATAAATACCTGCGCGAGCCAATGGGCTTGCCGCACTACATCTCCACCTTCGATAGTTTCGTGCTCACACACCTGCTATCGAGTATCGCCAGCGAGATCACAGGCTTTCAAGGCCGGGACGGCGACTTCCGCATTCGGATCATCGATAAATCAGCTGATATCTACCGCACGCGGAACAAGATCTGCGGGCGTACCGTTTCAGCCTGTCGCTACAACTACGATAAAGGATCCAAACGCTTCGTCTTTTCGACCAACGATCGGAAGTGGGATAACGAAGCCAACCTCGCCCAACAGGACGAGGCCGACCAAAAGACACTGTTGACGAACAAAAAGCGGCTTTGGGCCGCTGGCTTTGCGACCTACGGTGACATCGATATTCTCGCTTTGGTCGGCATGCAAGAAGAAAAATTCAAAGATTACTTCTCGCGTATTGCACGCCGATTCCCGTTGGTGATCGTCGATGAGTGCCAAGATTTGTCGGCTGAGCAGCTTTTGATCGTCAAAAGGCTGAGCCTACTAGGCGTAAAATTCCATTTTGTAGGTGACCTTAACCAGTCAATTTATGGTTTCAGGAAGTCGAATCCAGCAAGCGTGCGTCGGCGCATGGAGGAGCTTGGCTTCGAGGAGTACGTCCTCAACGAGAATTGGCGAAGCAGCCAAGCCATCGTAGATGTCTGTTCCAACATTCTTCAATCCGACCGTGTGGTGGGAAATCCCCGTATCGCTTCAGTAAAACCGAGGGTCGTCGAGTATCAGAACTGCCCGTCGGAGGTGCTTCCAGCCATTCGAGAAATGAGCCTGATACATGACAAGGTGGTGATCGTTGCGCGAGGATATACAACACTGCAGCGTTTACGTAATGGTAGAGCTTTCGAGGGCATCGAGCTGCTGGCGCTGGCCTGCCTAAACCTCAAAGCAGGCAGGTTGACGGACATACCGCAATGCCTGGAAACATTCGGTAAGTGGCTGGCGGCCCGACTAGAACTGCAGGTGACGAAAGCAGGCCCTTACTGCCCTATGGATATTGAGTCAAAACTGGCGTGGCGTGTATTCCTTCACGACGGCCTCCAGTTCTTGGTGGAACACGGCGTAGGAGATGGTAATCAAACTTGGTCGGACTGGGCCAGGGCAGCAAAAATTGCGCTTGGAAAGCTGCCAGATCAATCATTCGTACCTGTAGAGGTGCGTAAGCATTTAGAAGGGCTGAGAGGCCTTAATTTGCGAGCCCGTTCTGGGCAGGGGAAGATGCTGATCTCAGAAAGGTTGGCCGAGGTACCTGATGTAGTCGCCCAAGGTGACTGCCTGCGTTTCGAGACGATTCACGGCGTCAAGGGTGAAACACACGACGTGACTGTGGTTGTATCGTCACAGAAACCAGGCGTGCATCTGTCGCACTGGAAGGACTGGCTGCGTGACCGGACTTTCGAAGCTGCGAGATTTGCCTACGTGGCGAGCTCGCGGCCGAAGCATGTGCTGATTTGGGCAGTGAAAAAATTGAAGGCTGAAGATCGGCTAGTGCTTGAAGGCCTGGGATTCGAGCTCCCGTAG